One Glycine max cultivar Williams 82 chromosome 8, Glycine_max_v4.0, whole genome shotgun sequence genomic window, AAGTTGACTCATATGATTTGATTTTCCCTGGTAGCAATCTCACAACTTGGGTTCAACTCTAGAAGTTCTTTGATAGTTGATGACTATAAATCTCCACTGAAATagtatctaaaataatttagttaggGAATCTATATTTGCTTTAGATAATTTGGAAGGTAAATTGCACcaatttgataaagaaaaagatgcTGATGCATGCCTATAAAGGTGATGGAATTGTGTTATTATTGACTtcgttataattttatttaaaatatagggACGCCACAAATCTATCTTTCCAATATAGAAACTGAGCATTTGTTTCGTGGATTGCATAATAATTTGATGGCAGTATTACTTGGTTCACTTATTAAGGTTAATGatacaagttttatttttattttttgagaaaaaggtTAATGATACAAGTTAACGATACGTGAGACGGGTAAAACATTACATAATTCATAACAATTAACGGAGCTAATCGCTACAATTTTGTGAATAACATTATTCTTCAAATAACAAGTGTAtccaaacaatttttattttttttacaaggaggcttaaatatgttttttatttttataagttagtatttttttttaactttgatcctTGTAAGTGTGAATTTATGGGActagaaatgaaaaattaaaattttaaaaatactaaaattgaaaaaatataaacttacaagaactaaaactgaaaaaacttacatgaatcaaaatttaaaaaacaccaccaccttaaagagactaaaattaaaaaaaataaaattacaagaaccaaaatagaaaaaaatgccagcatagactaaaaatatattaaaaaaaaacaaaaaaaattatatatggagCATTTAATGCTAGACTTATTATAACCTCTATTTAATTAATGCTCCACTCAAGGTATGACTGATTTaagatttgttttatttctacGTACCTTAGAGAAGGAAACAACTTTCGCAAATGTTCCAAGTCAACATCCAAATGCTTTAGGTACTTGAGATATACGATCTCCACACTCCGATAATTATCATGATCCAAACTTTTGAGTTTTCCTCCTGTTATATGTAGCTGTGTCAATTGCAAATCTTGAGGTAGTTTGCTAGGCTTCAACCATTCTGGAATATTTTGGCCAGGAAAGCCTTCAAGATGCAACTTTTTCAAACTTGAAGGCACACTGATCTGAATATCAATGTACCTTGTGTCAAATACACCCCATGATATTTTGAGATGCTCAAGTTTTGACAACTTTCTCAAGCTTTCAAACTCTCCTTGGATCACAGCCCCACTTCCTATACGTATGCTGAGTCGCTTTAGTCTTTCCAATTTTGCAGCAATATCTGATATTCTGCAGGGAGTCTTGCTAGAACTACCTAATACAAATCCCTTCAGTACCTTAAGCCAAATCAGGTTTTCAATCCCCTTTGGCATTTTGTCCAACAAGTAGCATTGAGACAAATTCAATTGTACGAGATTTCTCAATGATGAAATATCACTAGGTAGCGTTTCTAGATTGTGACAGGCCTTGAGATCTAGAATTTTTAGGCTCCCAATTTTTACGATGGAAGGTGGAAGCTCGAATATTCTTGATATCCCACGAAGGCTAAGACAGCTCAAATTCTTGTGACCACTCAACTCCTTGAGGAATTCTTCACTTTCCACTTCAATATGATGTTTTGGTGAATCTTGCATCCAACGACCAAGTTGAAGCACCCGCAAATCCTTCATTTTAGCCATCCATCCGGGTCCAAAATTAAGATAACTTGCACCAACATTATAAACACCATAGCAAGGGTTAGATTTAAAACCAAACCCatcacttattttaattttgtgttggTCAAGTACTAAACGTTCAAACCCAATATCACTGGCATGAGATGAAGATGAGGTCATTATCTGTGAATAATAACCACAAAGCTGCTCTTCctcattttgaaacaatggaCTTAGTGACTTGTGATGGACCAAcggattaattttaaatttactcaCAATGGGAGACTTGCCATTACCATGGGGTACAAATAGTTTACTTTCCAAAAGAGAATCAAGCCTTTTCTCTGCATTCCAAAAATAACTACCAAGGTCCCCTGTCACACCCCACTGCAACGAAAAGCTCCAGAAAATGATTTCCCTTCTCTTCAAAACAGCATTTTCAGGAAACTGCAAGAGAGATGAGAACCAACGTCTGTCAAAAAGATCAAGGTTGCTATAATAGTCCTTAATCATTTGCAAGTCCTTCTCAAGTTGTGGAGTCGAAGAAGGGAGTGCTGTGTTGAGTTCTGGTCTCTGGGGTAGCTTGACATCCTGAGATGCTTGTCCTGATGACCCAACAGCTTCAGCATCAGCAGCTGGCAGCAACTTTCGAGTTGAATTCCTTATTTTCTGGCAAAAGTGTCCCTCCTCTTCCCTCAACTTGCGTATGTTTTTGTTGCGAATATAGCCATCCACAACCGCTAACGTGTCAAGGagttcttcttcattctccctCACCTTCAAAAACAGGTCCTTTATCTTGTTCAACTCGGACTTCAAATCATTCAATTTGGCTTCTTTTTCTACTCTCACCAAGTGCTTCAACAGTGTAGCCACTGCTTTAAAGGGATTTGTTCGAATAgacattttctttttggttcaGGGACAGTGGTGGCAGATTTTCTGACTTTATGAAAAAACTGACGAAAGAAACAATATGGTTTTGAGACAGAGTGGTATGAGGTTTCgactttatgaacaatgtgttTTATCCACAAGAgggaaaaattaaatgatggaGTGGAGGATGATTTTGTGTGATTTTATGGAAAACGGATGAAAGAAACAAGATATTTTTACAATAAGATCGAGGGACACAATAATGAGTGATTTTGTGACTTGATGCAGAACTGAAGAAAGAACCATAATATATatggtttttaaaaattataaattatggcATCAAGTTAAACTCGTCATTACATGGATCAAATGACAAAAGTTTAACGTCATTCTTTTCTTAACTTGGAATTTGATGTAACTTGGTATTCACTCAATAgaatttgtttaaaaacttaaactcaaaataaaattaaatatgaatttatctATGGtagaaaacatatataattataaaattaacacaTAAGACAGTGTTGcttcatgtaattttttaaaactccggcatagaaaatagaagatttttgtagaaaataaagaatttattaaattgaaaCCGCAGAAATCATGAAGGAAGGCAATAATAAAGAACAGTCTTTGCGTGGGAAAATGATGAAAGAAAGgtatctttctttttgttttcctttggcAAGATATTATTCCAATAGACAAAGACATGCAAATTAAAGAATACCAAAACCATGTTTCACGTCATTCTTTCTTCCCAGAAAAAACTGCCACTGTAGTCTATCCTTTGTTTCACAAATGGAATTATTCCAATAGACTATGACAAGCAAAGAGAACCCAAATACCGAATAACATGTTTGACATCATTcttttttcattgaaaaattGTCACAATAGCTCATCCTTTCTTACACAATGGGAGGGGGCGTGTTTGTAATTGGACTGGGTGGAGAGAGACAAATCAAAGCAAAAGGGTTGAATTTCACTTGGATTGTGGCAACAAGCACTACTGGAAAACATACTTTTGACAACGGTTATTTCGGACATTCAAAGATGATTTTGAAGACAATATCgtggaaaatcaaaatttttcatgacgattcttaaaaaattgttttagaaaagttattattttaagataatttttagataaataacCGTTTTAAAATAGTCACATTTTATTTGActgaaaatcgtcttagaatgtatttatttaaaataaaataaaattctaagaCCTCTAAAAAATCGTTTTAAAATGTTTACAATCTAATACGGTGTTACTATAGGACGTATTATATGCCTAGATCATCAACTGAAACACACAATTaacttaacatttttaaaatcaaattctcAGAATAAATATGGTAGAACATCCATCCCAATCCCacaccaaaaagaaaacaaaagaaataaggaAAGATATTGCACAATCAGAACTTACTCTAGAGTTATAACAATAAATGTTAGGTTATCATCGAGGCTATGCAAGTTGGCATGGTTGTGCTATCTTCCTTTCTCATTGTTAATGATACAAAACAGCTGCCAGAAATTAAATTGCTACTTAGGTTATATAAGTATAttaaatgtaaaaagaaaaaaaatatttatccagATGCTACAGTTTCTGCCTGTTTTTGCATATGAATTTAACTTGATAAGGCTAAAACAAGAGGGGGGAAAGTATTTTTACCACCATCCACACATTTCTCAAGCATTATGCAGCCATCTTTTCCCAAGGTTACAATCGCAAATTTAAGTCTTggaaatcttaaaataattgaaactaGTGCTCTTGGAATAGATGATGCCTCTATGCCTATTAAATTGTCAGTcacaaacataaataaaagGATTAATTAGGAATCTAATCAGTTGTTAGGAATTGTTAACtgcaaataaaacaaagaatttCTTTTGGAAAAAACCTTGGAGCTCTCTATGTGAGAAGTTCTGCCAATGCTCTTCACTTTTCTGTTCACCCATTTCAGAATATCAGCATCAGTGATCTCCTTTCCTTGGGAATCAGATCTCAAATTTTTCAATAGTTGAAGCATTGTGAAGCGCATGATCTGCCACAATAaagttggaaaaaaatattttagataaaattgaaaGCCAAAACAAATAGGTGGGAAAGCAGTCATAATAGGCTTagaaaaaaaagcaaattaTATCCATAACATTTGTGTGGAAGGTTTAGTGAGATGAAGAGATTACCAAGAATGAGCTTATTTTTTCCTTGCACAATGTCATTACCAGCTAGTTGACTAGAGAGAATCTCAGTTGTTTACCAATTTTTATGACCTGATTGCGGTTCTCTACTTTTCTGAATGGCATTCTAATTGGAGGTCTTGTTGCATATTTCCAGTTAACTAATCTTGGAAATATGTTGTCTACCACTTCTAAAAGTATCCATCTACATGGCATAAAGTAAAAGGAATCAAACACATAAGAACTTAgtgaattaataaaataaattttgatatcacattcatttaatttttcccAATCAATGGATAAacatgttggatcgagtggcctcagaataattaagaaggggggttgaattaattattcctaaacctttactaattaaaaatttactcttctaaggcttttactaaattgttaagagaatgaggagtagaagagaaacttaacagcaAGTAaaaacgaaaattaaatgcacagcagaaagtaaaagagtagggaaaaaggaaacaaacacaaaagagtttttatactggttcggcaacaacccgtacctacatccaatccccaagcgacctacggtccttgagatttctttcaaccttgtaaaaatcattttacaagcaaagatccacaaggtatgtaccctcccttgttctctttgaaaccctattggatgtaccctccactagaactgatccagaagagatgtaccatctcttgttctccgttaaacccaagtagatgtaccctctacttgtaccacaaaggatgtaccctctacttgtactacaaaggatgtaccctctacttgtactacaaaggatgtaccctccaatgtgttaagaccaagatctcaggcggttaaacctttgatactttgtgaatggggatacaaaagaattctcaggcagttagtcctttgaacacttttttaTAAGGGAatgagaagaatcaaaagaattctcagactgtgtcattttgaattctttgacaagggagaagggagacacaaaagaattcaagcggttagtcattcgttcttttggaaaagggagaagagagacacaataagaattcaagcggttagtccttggcgaattctttttggcaaagggagaagagaatgaaaagatgaatagcacaagttttcaaggtttagaaaaccagaaaacttcaaagaagaagaagttcaaagagatttagggcttgtaaaagattgattgaataagtgttcaagattgaaagaatgaattaattgaaaatgcaaaacaaagccttgcttttatagactcttcatgtctggtcaagaagaccatttagaagagttataacttttagaaaaacttaaaaccaatttgaaaaagtcaaaacctttttgaagagttacatcttttgattttttcagaaacaatcactggtaattgattaccaaataagtgtaatcgattacacaaagcttttatgtgaaaggatgtgactcttcacatttgaatttgaatttcaacgttcaaaggcactggtaatcgattaccaaaatattgtaatcgattacagctttttgaaattaattggaacgttgtaaattcaatttgaaaactttttcaaaacaattttgctactggtaatcgattacaataatctggtaatcgattaccagagagtaaaaactctttggtaaacatgttttgagaaaaatcatgtgctactcaatttttgagaaaaacttttcatacttatcttgattaagccttctcttgattcttgaatcttgatcttgattcttgagatcttgaatcttgattcttgactctaaactttcttcttgagtcttgaattcttcttgattcttatcttgaactcttgaattgttcttgattcacttgagttgttctttgattgatctttgagctttttgtcatcacctttgtcatcatcttttgttatcatcattgttatcatcaaaacacctttgaatcacctttgattcaccatgaagctttgcttctacaaaacaTGAGCCAGGTGGATCATTTGGTCATCATGTTTTGAGATccagaaaattaaaaacttacacTTTTACAGATATACAAGGCTTTAGATTttggcaaaaataataaatgcagTTTAAGAAAAGGAACACATTCCCATTTCTGACATCCTCAAACAGAttatttaaatgtgtaaaaattccaagactattgATCCACAGTTGGAAGCATTTCTCTTCTCTAGATGTTTGCATATCATCCGTCATCATCTCAGCATAGGACATCTTTTTAGTGTCTATAGATAGACCACTCCTGCATTGTGTAGGGCACTAATTGAATAACTACAACACTTAAACAGATTCAAAAATTAACATgcatttgaatatttatttaaattatcaaatagtCTGAGTAAAATTAACTATGCAATTCATTTCATACCTATGATGAAAAAATTGTGAAACAAATGCAAGATTCATATTTGAAGTACCCTCTACAACATCCCTTGGGGTGAAGTATCTTTTGCAACCCATTCTCTCTGTGTGATCAAGAACCAGATTTGCCCTTTCATTGCCATTCTTGGTATCCAAGGTGACCGGACTGCAATGTTTAGGAGCAAGGACATTAAGCAGATAAGCGTAGGCCTCTCCATCCTATAAATAAATGGGTGTGAAAAAAATTAGGATAATGGTTTGTTAATAGCTTGattgaatttcaaattgtaGAGGCAAAACTCTTGATTTGGTTCCATTTGGCACCAAAACATTAACATTAACCTCTTGAAGTGATTAAGTCCAAGAGTATTTCTCCAAAATCCAAGCCATTACCTTTATTTGGAACTGTCcaagtattaaaagaaaataaataaaaaaaatatcagccCCCAAAATAGATACAAGGGTCTAATGCACGTTGAAAAAAAAACGTTGAAATTGATTTCTTAGGTTTACCTTTGGAGGTGCTTTCATCTTTGTTGGTGTCTTCGGCTTTAGgttccttctcttcctttaaCCTCTTGTCGGATTTTCCCCTCTCCTTCGAGGCCTTGAGgtcctctctcttcttcttcttggccTTTTCTCTCTCCGCCAGAAAGTCGCTATGTTCGGAGAGGAACTTGAAGACTCTCTCCAGAAAAGTGATAGGGTTTGACAAGTCAAAAGTACCACCGAACGAAGACCAAGATGAAGAGGATTGGGGTTACGGTGGTGAAGAGCGAATGGGTTTCTGCTCCTCTTCGTTGAAATTGGGAGATAATCACCATCGCAAACTCACTAGATGAGAGAGCATGAGAGAAGACATTGGGAAGAGGAGAGAGGAGTGAAGCGAGTGAAAGGAGAGGAACAACCTTTGAATAATGTCCAAATTCAAAGATGGTTTTCAAACTGTCTTTGAATAGTGTAAAACAAAGATGGTTTCACAAAAATTGTCATCGTTTTATACTATTCAAAGTCGGTTTCGcgaaaaccgtctttgaaatgtTTACAGTATTTACCAAATTGCTACCGCCCTCAAACAAAGACGGTTTTGGGACAACCGAATTTAAATGCGCATCGTAAAACacactttttttagtagtgaaagtTACTTTGCCACTTATAATATCTTGTTGCGTATTTAAGTCGTCTGAAAAGGATTCTACCCGTCGCTCGATGAGAATTACACTTGAATGCGTCTCGTAAGGTTGATCTACATCATGAGGGAAATCCATTTCTTGATGGTGAAGTAAAAGAATACCATTTTAAATTGTTAATGTtgtaattaatatcaatttattaaagtttcctaaatatatttttattcctgATATATACTTGACTAGTCAACTTTTACATTTTGATCCctcataaattttttcattaaatcagatctctaatatttgaaaaaaaaattagatcttTGTTGTTAGTAAGTGATGACGTGtccattaaatatttgataatacaATTTATGGTGGCTAAAAAATCGTCAGTATTTGAgcacaaaatcaatttaaattttttggcgGTTAAAAACGGCTAGAATGAATTGAAGGGGTTCTGGTTCAAGAAAAATGGCCATGTACGTGGGAAGcctaaggaaaaaaaagggaCGATGCAGGAAAAAACCAAAAGCCTTGATGTGTGACACATGGCCATGTATGATTAATAGATAGGCAAAAGTTTGAATCAACAACCCATGATCTCAACGATCCATAATCTCCCTCACCACCTTTTTTCACAATGCTGGAATTGAAGCCACTGCCACTCTCTTTAAAAACACCCATCAATGAAAATGCATCATAACAAGTCTCACTGTTGGGTCGAAGAATGTGTTTAATACTAAAGTCATAATCACTGTATTCATTAGATGCACCGCACTTCCAGTGGAAAAGTGACACTTCTCGATGGCGGCGATATTCAAACACACAGCATCAGCGGTGGAGCTTCTTTCACTGGGCCACGAGCCCAATGCATCGGAGCAGGCCATTGTGAATTGCTTGTTGTCATTGCGGGTATTGTTTCCTTCGTCATTGTTGGAAATTACAACGTTTCCAAAAATGATATCTCCTTCCATCATAGGTTTaggaaatttttgttgttgttgttgttcttcttcttcttcttcttcaatgaaACATAGACATGGACAACACCAAAGATTCATGCAAGTTGAAGTTGGGGTGTCAATCTAGCGCATTTGGGAAAGTAATTGAAGAAACCCTTACCGGCGAGAGCGGAAATGGGGTTTGGGGAAAGtgaaaaaaagatggaaaattgAAGGTAGAGAGAGAAActgaggagagagaaagagaacacTACTAGAAATACATGTTTTTACGACACACTTACGATGTCGGTCCATTGGCAGTGTCGTAGTATATCGAActagtggcatttttgtaatatgGTCTTTGAAAACGAATACGATTTTTACAAACACTGTCTTCGAATGATGCGAACAACGACGAGTCAAGGATAACCGCGTAGAAATGAAACTTCAAAAACATTTTCTAGATACACCGTCGTCGAATGTGCGTCATTTAATTAAGGTCACATGAACCCTTTCTTTGGTAGAGTCACCCTCATGCGTGATAGTGTGCCTTCACTAAGCTGACTGTCTCCGTCACTAGCCGGTCGTGGGAAGTGTTTTCAACGCCGCCCCTTGTCGTGGTGGTATTGTTCCAACTTTGAAGTCTGGCGCCATCGTTGTCTACTGTTGACATTGTGAAACCTAGGTTTATGTGACTCTCTAATTTTCGATTCGCCTCTAACTCTGTAGGTTCATGAGATGTGCATACGCGTTGAATGTTACTATAAGATTAACTTATTGAAGCTCAAGCATTTCTATTTATATTGAGTCATTGTAAGTAGTTATGCAGTCTGAAACATGTTATTTTGTTGTGGTGCTTATAGGAAACTtgtaaacaattaattttgactcGGTTGTTGTTGTCCTTTTTGCACATTAGGCGCTGCAGTTGATTAGGAGTGCCCTCCTCCATGTTAGGTATTGTATCAACCTTTGCATGCCTCTACTCAGTTTGAACATATTGTTCTTCCACTTTATTGATCATTAGTTGTGACcatgtaaaattaatatatgccTTTTGTCTGTTGTTGTTAATGTCAATGGGGTCCCTTTATTGTTCTTCCACTTCATTTTTTCTGTTAATATTTTCTGCTTAACATGCAACAAGATATAAATTAGTTGATATGAATCAGTCTGTTTTCATGACTAAAATCCAATCCCAACTTCCACACTAAAAATAATAGAAGCCTAGGGCTTGGATATATTTATTTGGAAGGAAACAGAT contains:
- the LOC102660304 gene encoding uncharacterized protein; this translates as MSIRTNPFKAVATLLKHLVRVEKEAKLNDLKSELNKIKDLFLKVRENEEELLDTLAVVDGYIRNKNIRKLREEEGHFCQKIRNSTRKLLPAADAEAVGSSGQASQDVKLPQRPELNTALPSSTPQLEKDLQMIKDYYSNLDLFDRRWFSSLLQFPENAVLKRREIIFWSFSLQWGVTGDLGSYFWNAEKRLDSLLESKLFVPHGNGKSPIVSKFKINPLVHHKSLSPLFQNEEEQLCGYYSQIMTSSSSHASDIGFERLVLDQHKIKISDGFGFKSNPCYGVYNVGASYLNFGPGWMAKMKDLRVLQLGRWMQDSPKHHIEVESEEFLKELSGHKNLSCLSLRGISRIFELPPSIVKIGSLKILDLKACHNLETLPSDISSLRNLVQLNLSQCYLLDKMPKGIENLIWLKVLKGFVLGSSSKTPCRISDIAAKLERLKRLSIRIGSGAVIQGEFESLRKLSKLEHLKISWGVFDTRYIDIQISVPSSLKKLHLEGFPGQNIPEWLKPSKLPQDLQLTQLHITGGKLKSLDHDNYRSVEIVYLKYLKHLDVDLEHLRKLFPSLRDKWREKEKGNVDLDLGDPLYRKSSWQWV